A single Arachnia propionica DNA region contains:
- a CDS encoding fumarylacetoacetate hydrolase family protein — protein sequence MRIARFAAAGKDPAYGIIELEVDGGEHPETVAAITGDPLAGVPVNYTGARYDLADVRLLAPVIPRSKIVAIGRNYADHAAEQGAPVPEEPMLFIKPNTCVIGPNEPIMRPEGCRDLHHEGELAIVIGRICKQVPARRAAEVVFGYTIANDVTARDWQREDDQWFRAKGCDTFCPLGPWINTHLTLAEAGHLAIETRVGEEVRQQGNTSQLVRGIPELVTYISSFATLLPGDVILTGTPAGVGPMADGDVVSVEVDGLGVLSNPVTAA from the coding sequence ATGCGCATCGCCCGTTTCGCCGCGGCCGGCAAGGATCCCGCCTACGGCATCATCGAGTTGGAGGTCGACGGCGGGGAGCACCCGGAAACCGTCGCCGCGATAACGGGGGACCCGCTGGCCGGGGTGCCCGTCAATTACACGGGTGCCAGGTACGACCTCGCGGATGTCCGGCTGCTCGCTCCCGTCATTCCCCGCAGCAAGATCGTCGCGATCGGGCGCAACTACGCCGATCATGCTGCCGAACAGGGGGCACCGGTCCCGGAGGAACCGATGCTGTTCATCAAACCGAACACCTGCGTGATCGGACCCAATGAGCCAATCATGCGCCCCGAGGGATGCAGGGATCTGCACCACGAGGGCGAGCTGGCCATCGTCATCGGGCGGATCTGCAAGCAGGTTCCGGCGCGGAGGGCGGCCGAGGTGGTGTTCGGTTACACCATCGCCAACGACGTGACCGCGCGGGACTGGCAGCGGGAGGACGACCAGTGGTTCCGGGCCAAGGGATGCGACACCTTCTGCCCCCTAGGTCCCTGGATCAACACGCACCTCACCTTGGCGGAGGCGGGTCATCTCGCGATCGAGACCCGGGTGGGAGAAGAGGTGCGGCAGCAGGGGAACACATCCCAGCTGGTCCGCGGCATCCCGGAGCTGGTGACCTACATCTCCTCGTTCGCGACCCTGCTTCCCGGGGACGTCATCCTCACCGGAACCCCGGCGGGGGTGGGTCCGATGGCCGACGGGGACGTGGTTTCGGTGGAGGTCGATGGGCTCGGGGTGCTGAGCAATCCCGTGACCGCCGCGTGA
- a CDS encoding sensor histidine kinase, with protein sequence MPIAASRVHAFLPKPLDAGIAAIVLWLGAVAPGVSGLPYSEVIYLLLLVACGTALAWRQRHPVFSVSVIGGAMVIHAVVFNSMSLLAMSSTLLAVWTVQSCLNRPLRWLFLGFFTAGSGLAAGLASVAASPRRDPLEHVILVGTVLLAVAVVALAGANRRAASSRTERALERVALLEAQQDALHRLAAAEERARFARELHDVLGHTLAIIAVQAEGALLMLEHSPERSREALRNMAAISRRGVDETRALVDVLQNDEGVPTSPVPEPERAPRRTTPGLFPEIVMLAESTGLPIRVTLDLPQQALPPSRAALVLDTVKEALANVAGHAGFVPVRLSCALTGTGIVLDVKNGSGSRGTGPGGVSHTGTGMSRLRKRATALGATLDAGPGDDGWRVSLTVPREPQEP encoded by the coding sequence ATGCCCATCGCCGCATCGCGTGTCCATGCGTTTCTGCCGAAACCGTTGGATGCTGGTATCGCTGCCATAGTGCTCTGGCTGGGTGCAGTGGCGCCCGGGGTCTCCGGCCTGCCGTACTCGGAAGTGATCTACCTGCTGCTCCTGGTCGCATGTGGAACCGCCTTGGCCTGGAGACAACGACATCCCGTGTTCTCGGTGTCGGTCATCGGCGGGGCCATGGTCATCCATGCCGTTGTGTTCAACTCCATGTCGTTGCTGGCCATGAGCTCCACCCTCCTTGCTGTGTGGACCGTTCAGTCGTGCCTGAACAGACCGTTGCGGTGGCTGTTTCTCGGGTTCTTCACGGCTGGATCGGGGTTGGCCGCAGGCTTGGCCTCGGTTGCCGCAAGCCCGAGACGAGATCCACTGGAACACGTGATCCTGGTGGGCACGGTTCTGCTCGCCGTGGCGGTGGTGGCGCTGGCCGGAGCAAACAGACGTGCCGCTAGTTCCCGGACCGAGAGGGCACTGGAGCGGGTGGCGCTTCTGGAAGCACAACAGGACGCTCTGCACCGCCTTGCCGCCGCGGAGGAGCGGGCGCGGTTCGCACGAGAACTCCACGACGTCCTCGGACACACCCTCGCGATCATCGCAGTCCAGGCAGAAGGCGCTCTTCTGATGTTGGAGCATTCTCCGGAACGTTCCCGGGAGGCGCTGCGAAACATGGCAGCCATCAGCCGCAGGGGGGTCGACGAGACGCGTGCCCTGGTGGATGTGCTCCAGAACGATGAAGGCGTGCCCACATCCCCGGTTCCCGAACCAGAACGGGCCCCACGGAGAACCACTCCAGGTCTTTTCCCGGAAATCGTGATGCTGGCCGAGAGCACCGGGCTCCCGATCCGGGTCACGCTGGATCTCCCGCAGCAGGCCTTACCGCCCTCCCGGGCCGCGCTCGTCCTGGACACGGTCAAGGAGGCACTGGCGAATGTGGCGGGGCATGCCGGATTCGTCCCCGTCCGGTTGTCGTGCGCCCTGACCGGGACCGGTATCGTCCTCGACGTGAAGAACGGGTCAGGGTCCCGGGGAACCGGTCCGGGTGGTGTGTCCCACACCGGAACCGGTATGTCCAGGTTGCGGAAACGGGCAACGGCGCTGGGAGCGACCCTCGATGCAGGACCGGGCGATGATGGCTGGCGCGTCTCGCTCACGGTTCCGCGGGAGCCGCAGGAACCGTGA
- a CDS encoding ABC transporter ATP-binding protein, which produces MELRDADLAVRTRGLTKSFRKRTVVDGLDLAIPRGSVYGFLGPNGSGKSTTMKMLLGLLHPSAGQVFLLGEDPWGEARARLMPRIGSMIEHPPGYGHLTGAENMRLLARLLNLETTRIDRALELVRLTDHRDRLQRTYSLGMKQRLGIAMALAREPELLILDEPTNGLDPAGIEEIRELMIHLASGGVTVMISSHLLDEIDRMADILGVLSQGRLVFQGSRKELFERSIPDLLVVTPQANAAANLVRGCRLERNGIRVQGCGQEDAARLIVRLVQEGIPIHEVRRLQQSLEEVFMDLTGGTEAL; this is translated from the coding sequence ATGGAGTTACGAGACGCTGATCTGGCCGTGAGGACCAGGGGTTTGACGAAGAGTTTCAGGAAACGCACTGTCGTGGACGGTCTGGACCTGGCCATTCCCCGAGGGAGTGTCTACGGTTTTCTGGGGCCCAACGGATCCGGGAAATCAACCACCATGAAGATGCTCCTGGGGCTGCTCCACCCGAGCGCGGGACAGGTCTTCCTGCTCGGGGAGGATCCGTGGGGTGAGGCCCGGGCACGGCTCATGCCCCGGATCGGATCGATGATCGAGCATCCACCCGGATACGGTCATCTCACAGGGGCAGAGAACATGAGGCTCCTGGCCCGGCTGCTGAACCTGGAGACCACCCGGATCGACAGGGCACTCGAACTGGTGCGTCTGACCGACCATCGGGACCGGCTGCAACGAACCTATTCGCTGGGGATGAAACAGCGCCTCGGAATAGCGATGGCCCTGGCGCGGGAGCCAGAACTGCTGATCCTCGACGAGCCCACCAATGGACTGGACCCCGCTGGCATCGAGGAGATCAGGGAACTGATGATCCACCTGGCCTCCGGAGGGGTTACGGTCATGATTTCCAGTCATCTCCTCGACGAGATCGACAGGATGGCGGACATCCTCGGCGTCCTTTCACAGGGGCGGCTGGTTTTCCAGGGAAGCAGGAAGGAACTGTTCGAACGCTCCATTCCGGATCTGCTCGTGGTGACACCGCAGGCCAATGCCGCCGCCAATCTGGTCAGGGGCTGCCGCCTGGAGAGGAACGGGATCAGGGTGCAGGGTTGCGGTCAGGAAGATGCCGCCCGATTGATCGTGCGGCTGGTGCAGGAGGGGATCCCCATTCATGAGGTTCGTCGCCTCCAGCAGTCACTGGAGGAGGTCTTCATGGATCTGACCGGTGGGACGGAGGCCTTGTGA
- a CDS encoding ABC transporter permease — MTKMRRLHVIPLTLVLLVAAIPVVALSLFAPGAVSRLNDPHELPWGQPLLNFAFANALIHPILVAVLASRQTDIEHPSGGWFLNATTGRTPGTLCRMKFFALVAVVIPATLVQTGAVVALGAVAGVRVPLDIPMWSWYVVSLVLVDTVLLAFHIWLSAICENQLVGVGTGLVGGFIALYMFLAPSVARVIPWGYYAVITPVAMAAGSDGLVPVLPPWPWLIGLVLLGAAAFARCTKRLDQVER, encoded by the coding sequence ATGACGAAGATGCGGAGACTGCATGTGATTCCCCTGACGCTGGTCCTGTTGGTTGCCGCGATCCCGGTCGTCGCTCTTTCCTTGTTTGCTCCGGGGGCTGTTTCCCGGCTCAACGATCCCCACGAGTTGCCCTGGGGTCAACCACTTCTCAATTTCGCATTCGCGAATGCTCTCATTCATCCCATTCTCGTGGCGGTGCTGGCATCCCGTCAGACCGACATCGAACACCCTTCGGGGGGCTGGTTCCTGAACGCCACCACGGGTAGAACCCCCGGGACGTTGTGCCGTATGAAGTTCTTCGCCCTCGTGGCGGTGGTGATCCCGGCAACCCTCGTGCAGACCGGGGCCGTTGTGGCGTTGGGGGCGGTGGCCGGCGTCCGGGTGCCCCTCGACATCCCGATGTGGTCCTGGTATGTGGTGTCGCTGGTTCTGGTCGACACGGTTCTCCTGGCATTCCACATCTGGCTCTCCGCGATCTGTGAGAATCAGCTCGTTGGTGTCGGTACCGGGCTGGTTGGCGGTTTCATCGCGCTCTACATGTTTCTCGCGCCGAGTGTTGCCCGTGTCATTCCTTGGGGGTATTACGCCGTGATCACCCCGGTGGCGATGGCTGCCGGCTCGGACGGGCTCGTTCCCGTCCTGCCGCCGTGGCCATGGCTGATCGGTCTGGTCCTGCTCGGGGCGGCGGCTTTTGCCCGGTGTACGAAACGACTCGACCAGGTTGAGAGGTGA
- a CDS encoding response regulator has protein sequence MTTIALVDDEPLFTAGLAMIIDSQEDLEVIWQADSGTLALERQQRNPADVILMDIQMPVLDGLETTAELIARGLPGRVMVLTTFDTDDHVIHAIETGASGFLLKNTPPNRLLDAIRTVASGDSVISPGPTRRLLHSLRRGPYHGSSLTPVQLLPSDRLGLEQMTPREREVLALVAAGLTNQEICDRLWLSMPTVKTHVGRLLSKTGSRDRVQLVLFALRTGVTSLEEILQGTS, from the coding sequence GTGACGACCATCGCGCTGGTGGACGACGAGCCGTTGTTCACGGCAGGACTCGCCATGATCATCGACTCGCAGGAAGACCTCGAGGTCATCTGGCAGGCGGACAGCGGAACCCTGGCCCTCGAACGGCAGCAGCGGAACCCGGCCGATGTGATTCTGATGGACATACAGATGCCGGTCCTGGACGGCCTGGAAACCACCGCCGAGTTGATCGCGCGCGGGCTACCGGGACGGGTAATGGTGTTGACCACCTTCGACACGGATGACCACGTGATCCACGCCATCGAGACCGGCGCGTCCGGTTTCCTGCTGAAGAACACGCCACCGAACCGTTTGCTGGATGCCATTCGAACAGTTGCCAGCGGCGATTCGGTGATCTCCCCGGGCCCCACACGCAGGCTCCTGCACTCCCTGCGGCGGGGACCCTATCATGGCAGTTCACTCACACCCGTCCAGCTTCTTCCCTCCGATCGCCTCGGCCTCGAACAGATGACCCCCAGGGAGAGGGAGGTCCTGGCGCTGGTCGCGGCCGGTTTGACGAACCAGGAGATCTGTGACCGGCTCTGGCTGTCGATGCCCACGGTCAAGACCCATGTGGGCCGGTTGTTGTCGAAGACGGGATCGAGGGACCGGGTGCAGCTGGTGCTGTTCGCTCTTCGTACCGGTGTGACGAGTTTGGAGGAGATCCTGCAGGGCACCTCGTGA
- the leuD gene encoding 3-isopropylmalate dehydratase small subunit: MDAFSTHTGIAVPLRRSNVDTDQIIPAVYLKRITRTGFEDGLFAGWRSDPDFVLNHEPFTDGTILVPGPDFGTGSSREHAVWALQNYGFKVIVGTRFGDIFRSNSGKAGLLVALVTEEDRDRLWDAIEAAPEEPVTVDLPEQTVTRGDLVIGFEIDEYTKYRLLNGLDDISMTLQHDDEIGAYEATRPGFKPKTLPVRTADTVS, from the coding sequence ATGGACGCCTTCTCCACCCATACCGGGATCGCCGTTCCGCTGCGGCGCAGCAACGTCGACACCGACCAGATCATCCCAGCCGTCTACCTCAAGCGCATCACCCGGACCGGTTTCGAGGACGGGCTGTTCGCGGGCTGGCGCAGCGACCCCGATTTCGTGCTCAACCATGAGCCCTTCACGGACGGGACCATCCTGGTTCCCGGACCTGACTTCGGGACCGGTTCGTCGCGGGAACACGCCGTCTGGGCGCTGCAGAACTACGGCTTCAAGGTGATCGTGGGAACCCGGTTCGGTGACATCTTCCGTTCCAACTCGGGCAAGGCAGGGTTGCTCGTGGCCCTCGTCACGGAGGAGGACCGGGACAGGCTCTGGGACGCCATCGAGGCCGCCCCCGAGGAGCCGGTGACGGTGGACCTGCCGGAGCAGACCGTAACCCGCGGGGATCTCGTGATCGGGTTCGAGATCGACGAGTACACCAAGTACCGTTTGCTGAACGGCTTGGACGACATCTCCATGACCCTGCAACACGACGACGAGATCGGGGCGTACGAGGCGACCCGCCCGGGGTTCAAGCCGAAGACCCTGCCCGTGCGGACCGCGGACACCGTCTCCTGA
- a CDS encoding lysophospholipid acyltransferase family protein produces MEVEKRPWQRSLREANQETAPRAYRFLARLVHLVMGGLVRRTWRGQENVPPGGVLVVSNHLSNFDVPTTGEFLVWSGRWPRYLGKSEIWKVPVVGWFARECRQIPVIRHSERAKDSLVHAREALEAGECVAIFPEGTITADPDGWPMTGRPGAARLALTTGVPVIPVCQVGTDALLGRKKLELHRLFSLRRRPVMVQAGPPVDLSAFPVGEEPAREDVERASVAIMDAITAVVAELRGGPAPEGRWDMRVGARVPQRG; encoded by the coding sequence GTGGAAGTCGAAAAACGTCCCTGGCAACGCTCTCTGCGTGAGGCGAACCAAGAAACGGCGCCCCGTGCCTACCGTTTCCTGGCGCGGCTGGTTCACCTGGTGATGGGTGGTCTGGTCCGGCGAACCTGGCGGGGGCAGGAGAACGTCCCGCCCGGCGGGGTGCTGGTGGTATCCAATCACCTCTCGAACTTCGATGTCCCCACGACCGGCGAGTTCCTCGTCTGGTCCGGGCGCTGGCCCCGCTACCTGGGCAAGTCCGAGATCTGGAAGGTGCCGGTGGTTGGGTGGTTCGCGCGCGAGTGCCGCCAGATTCCTGTCATACGCCACTCCGAACGGGCCAAGGACTCGCTCGTGCACGCCCGCGAGGCCCTGGAAGCGGGGGAATGCGTCGCGATCTTCCCCGAGGGCACCATAACGGCCGATCCCGATGGCTGGCCCATGACCGGGCGCCCGGGTGCCGCCCGCCTGGCGCTCACGACCGGGGTGCCGGTGATCCCGGTCTGTCAGGTCGGGACAGACGCCCTCCTGGGCCGGAAGAAGCTGGAACTTCACCGGCTGTTCTCCCTGCGCAGGCGCCCCGTGATGGTGCAGGCGGGGCCGCCCGTCGACCTCAGCGCCTTCCCGGTGGGGGAGGAGCCCGCGCGGGAGGACGTGGAACGGGCCAGCGTCGCGATCATGGACGCGATCACCGCGGTCGTCGCCGAACTCAGGGGCGGCCCCGCCCCCGAGGGGCGCTGGGACATGCGGGTAGGTGCCCGCGTGCCCCAGCGGGGGTGA
- a CDS encoding CPBP family intramembrane glutamic endopeptidase: MMGLSGAFLAFLLTGLLAQAVLRVSWFLRGQPDFREYQSLALAYELPDGILASHLGIAGLLLFVLLIHRYWHGRKAIWVISVQPGGRWRYLLICFVVAVAVLNVVMWLMRGGNMAWQASQPDWAIYLALILITSPLQAAAEEFFFRGYLQQAIGSLAGRAWVGVACSSLVFAIFHGDQNVALFAHRLGFGLIAGTLVWATGGLEAAIAVHVANNVFAFGYALFTGGVATLKATSAISWEAACSDLASFAVFGALAWWIGRRMHVATLTP, encoded by the coding sequence ATGATGGGCCTGTCAGGGGCTTTCCTGGCCTTCCTGCTCACGGGGTTGTTGGCCCAAGCCGTCTTGAGGGTCAGTTGGTTTCTCAGGGGACAGCCCGACTTCAGGGAGTATCAGTCCTTGGCGCTGGCCTATGAACTACCCGACGGGATCCTGGCGAGTCATCTCGGGATTGCGGGTCTGTTGCTGTTCGTGTTGCTGATCCACCGGTACTGGCACGGCAGGAAGGCCATCTGGGTGATCTCCGTTCAGCCCGGGGGGCGCTGGCGATACCTGCTGATCTGTTTCGTGGTGGCGGTAGCGGTGCTGAACGTCGTCATGTGGCTCATGCGCGGCGGGAACATGGCCTGGCAGGCGTCCCAACCCGACTGGGCGATCTATCTCGCGCTGATCCTCATCACCTCGCCCCTGCAGGCGGCCGCGGAGGAGTTCTTCTTCCGCGGTTACCTGCAGCAGGCCATCGGTTCCTTGGCGGGCCGGGCCTGGGTCGGCGTCGCGTGCTCATCCCTGGTATTCGCCATCTTCCACGGAGACCAGAACGTTGCGCTCTTCGCGCACCGATTGGGTTTCGGTCTGATCGCAGGGACCCTGGTGTGGGCCACGGGTGGTCTGGAGGCCGCGATCGCCGTTCACGTGGCCAACAACGTCTTCGCTTTCGGGTACGCGCTGTTCACGGGCGGTGTCGCCACACTCAAGGCGACCTCGGCGATCTCCTGGGAGGCGGCCTGCTCGGACCTAGCTAGTTTCGCCGTCTTCGGTGCCCTTGCTTGGTGGATCGGGCGCAGGATGCACGTAGCGACCCTGACCCCCTGA
- a CDS encoding IclR family transcriptional regulator produces MDEGSGVGVLDKAAAVLTALETSPLTLAGLVGATGLARPTAHRLAVALEHHRLVTRDLQGRFVLGPRLAELASSAAEDPLLATAGPILTRLRDITGESAQLFRRQGDFRICSATVERPSGLRDTVPLGAQLSMTAGSAAQVLLAWEEPENLPRLLKEATFTMLSLQQVRRRGWAQSVAEREPGVASVSAPVLSPSGKIIAAVSVSGPIERLTRQPGRLHAPAVMAAAERLSEVLRRNDTE; encoded by the coding sequence ATGGACGAAGGAAGCGGAGTAGGAGTTCTCGACAAGGCGGCTGCGGTGCTGACAGCCTTGGAAACCAGCCCCCTGACACTCGCAGGGCTGGTGGGCGCCACCGGTCTGGCGCGCCCGACGGCACATCGACTGGCCGTGGCCCTGGAACACCATCGCCTCGTTACCCGGGACCTCCAGGGTCGTTTCGTACTCGGACCGCGGCTCGCGGAACTAGCGAGTTCCGCCGCGGAGGACCCACTGCTGGCCACCGCGGGGCCCATTCTCACCCGGCTGCGCGACATCACCGGCGAATCAGCCCAGTTGTTCCGCCGTCAAGGTGATTTCCGGATCTGCTCCGCCACCGTCGAACGCCCCTCGGGTCTGCGGGACACCGTTCCCCTCGGGGCGCAGCTGTCCATGACCGCGGGATCGGCCGCGCAGGTGCTGTTGGCCTGGGAGGAACCCGAGAACCTGCCGCGCCTGCTCAAGGAGGCCACGTTCACGATGCTGTCGCTGCAGCAGGTTCGCCGCCGCGGATGGGCGCAGTCGGTTGCCGAACGCGAACCCGGGGTGGCCTCGGTCTCGGCCCCGGTGCTCTCCCCTTCCGGGAAAATCATCGCGGCCGTCAGCGTCTCCGGTCCCATCGAACGCCTGACCCGGCAGCCGGGGCGGCTTCACGCCCCGGCCGTGATGGCCGCTGCCGAACGCCTGAGTGAGGTGTTGCGCCGCAACGACACTGAATGA
- a CDS encoding asparaginase, producing MMDVLLGIVDRGWVAESHHRGRISVVREDGRVLLSLGDMTVPTLPRSALKPFQAIAMLRSGLDLENQLLALAAASHLGQSIHTEGALRILEMTGLSTSDFQHTADLPGDEASLAAWLAAGRRKEPLAHNCSGKHAAMLRTCRLAGWPIEGYRDPSHPLQQAIRAVIEEYCGVLGDPVVDGCTAPAFATTLPGLARGFARLASEKEGPGRLVADAFRRYPEYTSGTSHPVVRLVEQVPRVVAKVGAEGILAVGLPEGIGIAVKISDGMGRGRFEVVDAILTHLGHPATSGPGEVRISPELEENLASLNG from the coding sequence ATGATGGATGTGCTTCTGGGGATCGTGGACCGGGGCTGGGTGGCCGAGAGCCACCACCGGGGCAGGATCAGCGTGGTTCGCGAGGACGGGCGGGTTCTGCTGTCCCTCGGGGACATGACCGTGCCGACCCTGCCCAGGTCGGCCCTCAAACCGTTCCAGGCCATCGCGATGCTGCGCAGCGGCCTGGACCTCGAGAATCAACTGCTCGCACTGGCCGCGGCTTCGCATCTCGGGCAGTCCATACACACGGAAGGGGCGCTTCGCATCCTCGAGATGACTGGGCTGAGCACGTCGGACTTCCAGCACACCGCCGACCTCCCCGGCGACGAGGCATCGCTCGCGGCCTGGCTGGCCGCCGGCAGGAGGAAGGAGCCGCTGGCACACAACTGCTCCGGGAAACACGCGGCCATGCTTCGCACCTGCAGGCTCGCTGGTTGGCCCATCGAGGGCTACCGCGACCCATCGCATCCCCTGCAACAGGCCATCAGGGCCGTCATCGAGGAGTACTGCGGTGTGCTCGGTGATCCGGTGGTCGACGGCTGCACGGCACCCGCCTTCGCCACCACCCTGCCGGGGCTGGCGCGTGGTTTCGCGCGCCTGGCCTCCGAGAAGGAGGGCCCCGGCAGGCTGGTGGCGGACGCCTTCCGCCGCTATCCCGAGTACACCTCCGGTACTTCCCATCCCGTGGTCAGGCTCGTGGAGCAGGTGCCGAGGGTCGTGGCGAAGGTGGGCGCTGAGGGAATCCTCGCCGTCGGCCTGCCCGAGGGAATCGGGATCGCGGTTAAGATCTCCGACGGCATGGGCCGCGGGCGTTTCGAGGTGGTCGACGCCATTCTCACCCACCTTGGACACCCGGCGACCAGCGGGCCGGGTGAGGTCCGCATCAGCCCCGAGTTGGAGGAGAACCTCGCCTCCCTGAACGGCTGA
- a CDS encoding 3-isopropylmalate dehydrogenase has protein sequence MTRQTLAVIGGDGIGPEVTAEALKVLRAAVGENAFEEVHFDLGAERWLRTGEVLPDSTLEDLRATDAILLGAVGAAPGSDRIPSGLLERGLLLRLRFAFDHAVNLRPSRLYAGVSTPLSPEVVARGDIDFVVVREGTEGLYCGNGGAVRAGTPQEIATEVSVNTAFGVERVVRDAFARARARRGRITLLHKHNVLVNAGGLWRRLFDRVGEEFPDVERDYLHIDAAMIAMVVDPAQFDVIVTDNLFGDIVTDLAAAVTGGIGLAASANINPSGEYPSMFEPVHGSAPDIAGRGIADPTAAISSAALLLAHLGHPEAARRVDDAVAADITGRRPGPVRTSEVGDRIAAAVSG, from the coding sequence ATGACACGACAGACCCTGGCAGTTATTGGTGGCGACGGCATCGGCCCAGAGGTGACCGCCGAGGCGCTCAAGGTACTGCGGGCCGCCGTGGGCGAAAACGCCTTCGAGGAGGTTCACTTCGATCTCGGGGCGGAGCGTTGGTTGCGCACCGGCGAGGTCCTGCCCGATTCCACGCTGGAGGATCTGAGGGCCACGGATGCCATCCTGCTGGGGGCGGTTGGGGCGGCTCCCGGCTCGGACAGGATCCCGAGTGGGCTGCTGGAGCGGGGGCTGCTGCTGAGGCTGCGGTTCGCCTTCGATCACGCAGTGAACCTGCGGCCGTCGCGGCTCTACGCGGGGGTTTCCACTCCCCTGTCCCCCGAGGTAGTGGCCCGGGGCGACATCGACTTCGTGGTGGTGCGTGAAGGGACCGAGGGGCTCTACTGCGGCAATGGCGGCGCGGTGCGGGCCGGCACCCCCCAGGAGATCGCCACCGAGGTCTCCGTCAACACCGCGTTCGGGGTGGAACGGGTGGTTCGTGACGCGTTCGCACGCGCCCGGGCGCGTCGCGGCAGGATCACCCTGCTGCACAAACACAACGTCCTGGTCAACGCCGGGGGTCTGTGGCGCCGGCTCTTCGACCGGGTGGGTGAGGAGTTCCCCGATGTCGAACGCGACTACCTGCACATCGACGCCGCCATGATCGCCATGGTGGTCGATCCGGCCCAGTTCGACGTGATCGTCACCGATAATCTGTTCGGCGACATTGTCACAGATCTGGCGGCGGCGGTAACGGGGGGCATCGGCCTGGCGGCCTCCGCCAACATCAATCCGTCGGGCGAGTACCCGTCGATGTTCGAGCCCGTTCATGGTTCGGCCCCGGACATCGCCGGCCGGGGAATCGCCGATCCGACCGCGGCCATCAGTTCCGCGGCCCTGTTGCTGGCGCACCTGGGGCACCCCGAGGCTGCCCGCCGAGTTGACGACGCGGTTGCCGCCGACATCACGGGGCGCCGCCCCGGTCCCGTCAGGACCTCCGAGGTCGGGGATCGGATCGCCGCTGCCGTGTCCGGTTGA
- a CDS encoding ABC transporter permease — MFAAERMKLRRSMVWWVVVLLPLLAVASGGANYWLQTTNGALETGWDVLTGQITLFYGMMFFSTGVALLGAAVWRPEHRSSSWNRVLTTGRSPVSLVLMKSVVILLLVVLVQLVFVGLSWGIGLLLGLRGAPTSSFLVAAALCVPVSVPLVLLQSLMSMLMRSFAAPVAICLAGCMIGFASAASGTGTGPLDLLIPQAVVTRTVLLGSAAVSTSGGQGMDEVLPLACSAAGLAAVMVIVTVLVVRRRPVVSQ; from the coding sequence ATGTTTGCCGCCGAAAGAATGAAGCTGCGCCGTTCCATGGTGTGGTGGGTCGTGGTACTCCTGCCGTTGCTGGCGGTTGCCTCGGGCGGAGCCAACTACTGGCTCCAGACGACCAACGGAGCACTGGAGACGGGCTGGGATGTCCTTACCGGGCAGATCACCCTGTTCTACGGGATGATGTTCTTCTCCACCGGGGTTGCGCTCCTGGGCGCTGCTGTGTGGCGTCCGGAGCATCGGAGCAGCTCGTGGAACCGCGTTCTGACCACGGGACGATCGCCCGTTTCGCTGGTGCTGATGAAGTCCGTCGTGATCCTGCTGCTGGTGGTCCTCGTCCAATTGGTATTCGTCGGGCTCAGTTGGGGGATCGGGCTGCTTCTGGGGCTCCGGGGTGCGCCTACGTCCTCCTTTCTCGTTGCCGCGGCGCTCTGTGTTCCCGTGTCCGTACCGCTGGTGTTGCTGCAATCGTTGATGTCGATGCTGATGAGGTCCTTCGCCGCCCCCGTGGCCATCTGCCTGGCCGGATGCATGATCGGTTTCGCCAGTGCCGCCTCGGGAACCGGGACGGGACCGCTGGACCTCCTGATCCCGCAGGCCGTCGTCACCCGGACCGTGCTCCTGGGATCCGCCGCCGTATCGACAAGCGGCGGGCAGGGCATGGACGAAGTGCTTCCGCTGGCCTGCTCGGCGGCAGGTCTGGCGGCCGTCATGGTCATCGTGACGGTTCTGGTGGTGCGGCGCCGGCCCGTGGTCTCGCAGTAG